From Scomber scombrus chromosome 13, fScoSco1.1, whole genome shotgun sequence, a single genomic window includes:
- the poglut2 gene encoding protein O-glucosyltransferase 2 — protein MLLLRLSSWLLLLVCLDPFRHEVPGALASSVPSDAKTLVWGPGLETDIVLPARFFYIQAVDNSGRNLTTSPGEKTFEVKIVSPSEQFTRIWIQVLDRLDGSFLVRYRMYATYTDLHIQILLKNKHVAKSPYILKGPVYHEGCDCPQHSSSLWEAHMHCPQSFPQIDRDLSFYASVDPDRNAQEIPQRFGQRQSLCHYTIKDNKVYVKTFGEHVGFRIFMDAILLSLSRKVQLPDMEFFVNLGDWPLEKRKPTQMIHPIFSWCGSNNTRDIVMPTYDLTESVLETMGRISLDMMSVQANSGPAWPEKNATAFWRGRDSRQERLELVKLSRAHPNMIDAAFTNFFFFKHDESLYGPLVKHVSFFDFFKYKYQINIDGTVAAYRLPYLLAGDSVVLKQDSGYYEHFYNELQPWEHYIPIKADLGDLLEKIQWARDHDEEAKKIALAGQQFARYHLMGDKIFCYYHKLFQEYAKLQVTEPKIREGMELVEQPADDLFPCFCHRTQAKDEL, from the exons ATGTTGCTGCTTCGGCTATCTTcgtggctgctgctgctcgtctGTCTGGATCCGTTCAGACATGAAGTCCCAGGGGCTTTGGCCAGCTCGGTACCCAGCGATGCCAAAACTTTAGTGTGGGGACCCGGACTGGAGACAGACATCGTCCTACCTGCTCGGTTTTTCTACATACAGGCGGTGGATAACTCGGGGAGAAA CTTAACAACATCACCCGGTGAGAAAACCTTTGAAGTGAAGATTGTGTCTCCATCGGAGCAGTTCACCAGGATCTGGATCCAGGTTCTGGACCGTCTTGATGGGTCCTTCTTGGTTCGCTACAGAATGTATGCCACCTACACGGACCTTCACATCCAAATTctgcttaaaaacaaacacgttGCCAAGTCACCATACATCTTGAAAG GCCCAGTATACCATGAGGGCTGTGACTGTCCCCAGCACAGCAGCTCTCTATGGGAGGCCCACATGCACTGTCCTCAGTCCTTTCCTCAGATTGACAGGGACTTGTCTTTTTACGCCAGTGTTGACCCAGATCGCAATGCTCAGGAGATCCCACAGCGTTTTGGACAGCGACAAAGCCTCTGTCACTACACTATCAAAGACAACAAG GTCTACGTTAAAACATTCGGCGAGCATGTAGGTTTCAGGATCTTTATGGATGCCATCCTCCTGTCACTCAGCAGAAAG GTGCAGCTCCCTGATATGGAGTTTTTTGTTAACCTGGGTGACTGGCCATTGGAGAAGAGGAAACCCACACAGATGATTCATCCTATCTTCTCTTGGTGTGGCTCTAACAATACCAGAGATATTGTCATGCCCACTTATGACCTGACAGAGTCTGTCCTTGAGACCATGGGAAG AATAAGCCTCGATATGATGTCAGTCCAGGCCAATTCAGGCCCAGCATGGCCAGAGAAGAATGCTACAGCCTTCTGGAGGGGGCGGGACAGTCGGCAGGAGCGCCTGGAGCTGGTCAAGCTTTCGAGGGCTCACCCCAACATGATCGATGCTGCTTTTAccaacttcttctttttcaaacaTGACGAGAGCCTCTACGGGCCACTGGTCAAACATGTCTCTTTCTTTGACTTCTTCAAG TACAAGTACCAAATAAACATCGACGGCACTGTGGCAGCGTATCGTTTGCCGTACCTTTTGGCAGGAGACAGCGTTGTGTTAAAGCAGGATTCTGGTTACTACGAGCATTTCTACAACGAGCTGCAGCCGTGGGAGCACTACATCCCGATCAAGGCTGACCTCGGAGACCTGCTGGAAAAGATCCAGTGGGCTCGTGACCACGATGAAGAG GCAAAGAAAATTGCACTGGCGGGTCAGCAGTTTGCCCGTTATCACCTTATGGGAGACAAGATATTTTGTTATTACCACAAACTTTTCCAG GAATACGCCAAACTCCAGGTCACAGAGCCAAAGATTCGTGAGGGCATGGAGCTCGTAGAACAGCCAGCTGACGACCTGTTTCCATGTTTCTGCCACAGGACGCAG GCAAAGGATGAACTTTGA
- the tex30 gene encoding testis-expressed protein 30: MDKFCEDRVKVPFGTKHLDATLCTPSSVKHPLTAVILTHGAGGDMNFKHLVSLAHALASNGFLCLRFTCKGLNLAYRVKAYHAVWNYLKSLQKFTIKHIFVGGRSMGCRAAAAVARQLSDESEDAVQGVISLSFPLHPPGQTDAHRQRSEDLRGLPEHMPLLFVSGTEDNMCDRGLFDGMIKEIKAQVEVFWLNGGSHGLKVKGRSEESVLDEVNLQVITWICKLREID; this comes from the exons ATGGACAAGTTTTGTGAG GACAGAGTGAAGGTGCCGTTTGGGACAAAGCATCTGGATGCCACCCTGTGCACCCCTTCCTCAGTGAAACATCCTCTCACAGCTGTCATACTCACTCATGGTGCTGGAGGAGACATGAACTTCAAACATCTGGTTTCTCTGGCTCACGCTCTGGCCTCAAATGGCTTCCTCTGTCTCCGTTTTACATGCAAAGGTTTAAACCTGGCTTATAGAGTGAAGGCCTACCATGCTGTGTGG AACTACTTAAAATCTCTACAGAAGTTTACCATAAAGCACATATTCGTTGGAG GCAGGTCAATGGGATGTCGTGCTGCTGCCGCTGTAGCCAGGCAACTGAGCGATGAATCAGAGGATGCCGTTCAGGGTGTGATCTCCCTGTCGTTTCCCCTGCACCCCCCAGGACAGACAGATGCACATCGACAGCGGAGTGAAGATCTTAGGGGGCTGCCTGAACACATGCCACTGCTGTTTGTATCCGGCACAGAGGACAACATGTGTGACAGA gGCCTTTTTGATGGTATGATAAAGGAAATTAAGGCTCAAGTCGAGGTTTTCTGGCTAAACGGAGGCAGCCATGGGCTGAAGGTGAAGGGAAGATCGGAGGAGTCGGTGTTGGATGAAGTGAACTTACAAGTCATCACCTGGATATGTAAATTGAGAGAGATAGACTGA
- the nepro gene encoding nucleolus and neural progenitor protein, with protein sequence MAGEPWNRVNLPFPSCVSTVRIHFTHKTDVNVKALLVENDKVLKLIHSEILQTEIRVLYELLYILNNSYRGNKTFKGLKQVEQCINRLKNMKFDVALQELIDLCPNRIQRGLSIKAGECDVPSQPMLEWLCLKVLGAANLMTCTLNRCSRAFVLTKQQMKWEEFVILNVVITSLLSRLWVIFRGVLASLSTLYQQLLEFLREVACLQPMPFLKDFSLPRDMAQFLGPSLALLLTKRLTQNLHAKDHKMQQRKNPSFTVKKRQAMKVKEDLGVAIERDLVHDADMKPFLKIFRNFSEGKSVPQESHKAEKKQMFKKQVREAATFTDMATHLEEMSLWCKSQKMEKEKRLLSFLRLKCQRMKCLEAAGYNVQRKLQTFREETCGAFSPQGSVPNTCRPSAPMRRNVHLRTRFQSLRRRLKSRTVSVGVKKKQIKRQRNRTELSVSAASEDNQRSRTIDDIDDIFASAGL encoded by the exons ATGGCAGGAGAACCGTGGAATAGAGTAAACCTCCCCTTTCCCAGCTGTGTTTCTACTGTCCGTATACATTTTACCCACAAAACAG ATGTAAATGTGAAAGCTCTTTTGGTGGAAAACGACAAAGTCCTCAAGCTTATTCACAGTGAGATTCTTCAAACAGAAATAAGGGTTCTCTACGAGCTGCTGTACATCCTTAATAACAGCTACAGAGGCAACAAGACGTTCAAAGGCTTAAAGCAG GTTGAACAATGCATAAACAGACTGAAGAACATGAAGTTCGATGTTGCTCTTCAGGAACTGATAGATCTGTGTCCCAATAGGATTCAAAG aggaCTGAGCATCAAGGCCGGTGAGTGTGACGTTCCCAGTCAACCCATGCTGGAGTGGCTCTGTCTCAAAGTGCTGGGCGCTGCAAACCTGATGACCTGCACCTTGAATCGCTGCAGTAGAGCTTTTGT ACTCACTAAGCAGCAGATGAAATGGGAGGAGTTTGTTATCTTGAATGTTGTGATAACCAGCTTGCTCAGTCGACTCTG GGTGATTTTCCGTGGGGTCCTGGCCAGTCTGTCAACTCTGTATCAACAGCTCCTGGAGTTCCTTAGAGAAGTAGCCTGCCTGCAGCCGATGCCCTTTCTCAAAGACTTCTCCCTGCCACGAGATATGGCTCAGTTCCTGGGTCCCTCTCTTGCATTACTACTGACCAAACGGCTAACACAAAATCTCCATGCCAAAGACCACAAGATGCAGCAGAGGAAGAACCCTTCTTTTACAGTTAAGAAGCGACAGGCAATGAAGGTTAAAGAAGACCTTGGTGTTGCTATTGAAAGAG atctGGTTCATGATGCTGACATGAAGCCTTTTTTGAAGATTTTCAGGAATTTTAGCGAG GGCAAGTCCGTCCCACAGGAATCACACAAAGCTGAGAAGAAGCAAATGTTCAAGAAACAAGTAAGAGAAGCAGCTACTTTCACAGACATGGCGACACATCTCGAAGAAATGAGCCTGTGGTGCAAATCCCAAAAGATGGAAAAGGAAAAACGCCTTTTATCCTTCCTGCGTTTAAAGTGCCAACGGATGAAATGCCTCGAGGCTGCAGGTTACAA TGTCCAACGGAAGTTGCAGACCTTCAGAGAGGAGACTTGCGGGGCTTTCTCTCCTCAAGGGTCAGTGCCAAACACCTGTCGGCCTTCTGCTCCGATGAGGAGAAATGTTCACTTGAGGACTCGTTTTCAGTCACTCAGGAGGCGATTGAAGTCTCGTACAGTCAGCGTTGGTGtcaaaaagaaacagattaaGAGACAAAGGAATAGGACTGAGTTATCAGTGTCTGCAGCTTCAGAGGacaaccaaagaagcaggactATAGATGACATAGATGATATTTTTGCCTCTGCTGGTTTGTGA